The following proteins are encoded in a genomic region of Streptomyces lunaelactis:
- a CDS encoding SGNH/GDSL hydrolase family protein: MADDSRTEEDGAFGSYAAIGDSFTEGVGDPGPDGMYVGWADRFAVLLDDRMPEHTFRYANLAVRGRLLDQIVEEQVPRARELAPDLVTFCAGGNDIIRPGTDPDDVAERFERAVADLAGSVGTVMVTTGFDTRGVPVLRHLRGKIATYTAHVRAIADRYDCPVLDLWSLKSVQDRRAWDGDRLHLSPEGHTRVALRAAQVLGLEVPADPDQSWPPLPPRGPLEVRRDDIHWAREHLVPWIGRRLRGESSGDHVEAKRPNLLPL; this comes from the coding sequence GTGGCAGACGATTCGAGAACAGAAGAAGATGGCGCATTCGGGTCGTACGCGGCGATCGGTGACAGCTTCACCGAGGGCGTCGGCGACCCGGGCCCCGATGGGATGTACGTCGGCTGGGCGGACCGTTTCGCGGTCCTGCTGGACGACCGGATGCCGGAGCACACCTTCAGGTACGCCAATCTCGCCGTACGCGGCCGTCTCCTCGATCAGATCGTCGAGGAACAGGTCCCGAGGGCGAGGGAACTCGCCCCGGATCTGGTGACGTTCTGCGCGGGGGGCAACGACATCATCCGGCCCGGCACCGACCCCGACGATGTGGCCGAGCGCTTCGAGCGCGCCGTCGCCGACCTCGCGGGCTCGGTCGGCACCGTCATGGTGACCACCGGATTCGATACGCGTGGGGTGCCGGTACTGCGCCATCTGCGCGGCAAGATCGCCACGTACACCGCGCACGTACGGGCCATCGCCGATCGCTACGACTGTCCCGTACTCGATCTGTGGTCGCTCAAATCCGTCCAGGACAGGCGGGCTTGGGACGGCGACAGACTGCATCTGTCACCCGAGGGCCACACCAGGGTCGCGTTGCGCGCCGCCCAGGTGCTCGGCCTGGAGGTGCCCGCCGACCCCGACCAGTCGTGGCCGCCCCTGCCGCCGCGCGGCCCGCTCGAAGTGCGCCGCGACGACATCCACTGGGCGCGCGAGCACCTGGTGCCGTGGATCGGACGGAGGCTGCGCGGCGAGAGCTCCGGCGACCATGTGGAAGCCAAGCGGCCGAATCTGCTGCCCCTGTGA